The following are encoded in a window of Deltaproteobacteria bacterium genomic DNA:
- a CDS encoding integration host factor subunit alpha, with protein sequence MTKVGITEALCENGAGMSKREAAEYVDAFFQAIKDALVRGDTVKVAGFGNFIVRDKKARVGRNPQTGEEIQIAARRVVTFKASDLLKRKLSPEG encoded by the coding sequence CTGACGAAGGTAGGGATCACCGAGGCGCTGTGCGAAAACGGCGCTGGCATGTCCAAACGAGAAGCGGCCGAGTACGTCGACGCGTTCTTCCAGGCGATCAAGGACGCCCTCGTGCGCGGCGACACGGTCAAGGTCGCCGGCTTCGGCAACTTCATCGTGCGAGACAAAAAGGCGCGCGTCGGCCGGAACCCGCAGACCGGCGAGGAGATTCAGATCGCGGCCCGTCGCGTCGTGACGTTCAAGGCCAGCGACCTGCTCAAGCGCAAGCTCAGCCCGGAGGGCTGA